A genomic segment from Drosophila willistoni isolate 14030-0811.24 chromosome 2L unlocalized genomic scaffold, UCI_dwil_1.1 Seg168, whole genome shotgun sequence encodes:
- the LOC6652206 gene encoding ribonuclease P protein subunit p25-like protein isoform X1, producing the protein MMHYSKAENLEQELTINDLPFDDFIPKNSKNFLWMQVKGGTKVRNVVEYVHSSLNKGEYRMLVWSGSGGGVIKTISCAEILKQQQPLYQVTRMAYTDVEEYWKPQINGLEEIIVKRRIPAIHILMSIDKLNENIEGVVKRFQNSNTRTDFWRDNQKQQPKFHSAAASMKSSIDKAHPH; encoded by the exons ATGATGCATTATAGTAAAGCAGAAAACTTGGAACAGGAATTGACCATAAATGACCTCCCTTTTGATGATTTTATCCCAAAGAATTCAAAGAATTTTTTATGGATGCAG GTTAAAGGTGGCACTAAAGTTAGAAATGTGGTGGAATATGTTCACTCTTCTTTAAATAAGGGAGAATACCGTATGTTAGTATGGAGTGGCTCAGGCGGGGGTGTTATCAAGACAATTTCCTGTGCCGAGATtctgaaacaacaacaaccactctACCAGGTGACCCGCATGGCCTACACGGA TGTGGAGGAGTATTGGAAACCCCAAATAAACGGTCTTGAAGAAATTATTGTGAAACGTCGTATACCTGCAATACACATTCTAATGAGTATAGATAAGTTAAATGAAAACATCGAAGG AGTTGTCAAAAGATTCCAGAATTCAAACACTAGGACTGACTTTTGGCGAGACAATCAGAAGCAGCAGCCGAAGTTCCATTCTGCAGCGGCATCTATGAAATCTTCTATTGACAAGGCGCATCCACATTAA
- the LOC6652206 gene encoding ribonuclease P protein subunit p25-like protein isoform X3 produces the protein MMHYSKAENLEQELTINDLPFDDFIPKNSKNFLWMQVKGGTKVRNVVEYVHSSLNKGEYRMLVWSGSGGGVIKTISCAEILKQQQPLYQVTRMAYTDVEEYWKPQINGLEEIIVKRRIPAIHILMSIDKLNENIEGIQTLGLTFGETIRSSSRSSILQRHL, from the exons ATGATGCATTATAGTAAAGCAGAAAACTTGGAACAGGAATTGACCATAAATGACCTCCCTTTTGATGATTTTATCCCAAAGAATTCAAAGAATTTTTTATGGATGCAG GTTAAAGGTGGCACTAAAGTTAGAAATGTGGTGGAATATGTTCACTCTTCTTTAAATAAGGGAGAATACCGTATGTTAGTATGGAGTGGCTCAGGCGGGGGTGTTATCAAGACAATTTCCTGTGCCGAGATtctgaaacaacaacaaccactctACCAGGTGACCCGCATGGCCTACACGGA TGTGGAGGAGTATTGGAAACCCCAAATAAACGGTCTTGAAGAAATTATTGTGAAACGTCGTATACCTGCAATACACATTCTAATGAGTATAGATAAGTTAAATGAAAACATCGAAGG AATTCAAACACTAGGACTGACTTTTGGCGAGACAATCAGAAGCAGCAGCCGAAGTTCCATTCTGCAGCGGCATCTATGA
- the LOC6652206 gene encoding ribonuclease P protein subunit p25-like protein isoform X2, which produces MMHYSKAENLEQELTINDLPFDDFIPKNSKNFLWMQVKGGTKVRNVVEYVHSSLNKGEYRMLVWSGSGGGVIKTISCAEILKQQQPLYQVTRMAYTDVEEYWKPQINGLEEIIVKRRIPAIHILMSIDKLNENIEGFQNSNTRTDFWRDNQKQQPKFHSAAASMKSSIDKAHPH; this is translated from the exons ATGATGCATTATAGTAAAGCAGAAAACTTGGAACAGGAATTGACCATAAATGACCTCCCTTTTGATGATTTTATCCCAAAGAATTCAAAGAATTTTTTATGGATGCAG GTTAAAGGTGGCACTAAAGTTAGAAATGTGGTGGAATATGTTCACTCTTCTTTAAATAAGGGAGAATACCGTATGTTAGTATGGAGTGGCTCAGGCGGGGGTGTTATCAAGACAATTTCCTGTGCCGAGATtctgaaacaacaacaaccactctACCAGGTGACCCGCATGGCCTACACGGA TGTGGAGGAGTATTGGAAACCCCAAATAAACGGTCTTGAAGAAATTATTGTGAAACGTCGTATACCTGCAATACACATTCTAATGAGTATAGATAAGTTAAATGAAAACATCGAAGG ATTCCAGAATTCAAACACTAGGACTGACTTTTGGCGAGACAATCAGAAGCAGCAGCCGAAGTTCCATTCTGCAGCGGCATCTATGAAATCTTCTATTGACAAGGCGCATCCACATTAA